A stretch of Brachyspira suanatina DNA encodes these proteins:
- the mreC gene encoding rod shape-determining protein MreC produces MKHKLLTLYILLNLVAGMLMVLNRSNFVFNLQSIYALGVYPIQSATKSVSRAFVYLYTSITDIFTLQSQVQILRDRIAELSGAALEYEQLSAENERLRGLLNEAPTDEYPLEYAEIVSKDPQNFYTTIVINKGSAHGIVVGMPVISYQNGYKGLVGKVVEVRRYNSRILSLVDQRSQISVMLESSRTTGIMVGQSPKSTQTHLQYIDLQMDVEEGERVVTSGMGGVFPKGILVGTIFKVEKKNYGLFHDLYVEPAVNFSTLENVYVIKKIPDQEIIMLANEEDAEENGDAK; encoded by the coding sequence ATAAAACATAAATTATTAACTTTATATATACTGCTTAATCTTGTAGCAGGAATGCTTATGGTATTAAATAGAAGTAATTTTGTATTTAATTTACAATCTATTTATGCACTTGGAGTATACCCTATTCAAAGCGCTACTAAAAGTGTATCAAGAGCATTTGTATATCTTTATACTAGCATAACAGATATATTTACTCTTCAAAGTCAGGTACAAATATTAAGAGACAGAATAGCTGAATTAAGCGGTGCCGCATTAGAATATGAACAATTAAGTGCCGAAAATGAAAGACTTAGGGGATTATTAAATGAAGCTCCTACAGATGAATATCCTTTGGAATATGCTGAAATAGTTTCTAAAGACCCGCAGAATTTCTATACTACTATTGTTATAAATAAAGGCAGTGCTCATGGAATAGTAGTTGGAATGCCTGTTATATCTTATCAAAATGGATATAAAGGATTAGTAGGAAAAGTTGTTGAGGTTAGAAGATATAACAGCAGAATATTATCTTTGGTTGACCAAAGATCTCAAATATCCGTAATGCTTGAAAGCTCAAGAACTACAGGTATAATGGTAGGTCAAAGCCCTAAATCCACTCAAACACATTTGCAGTATATAGATTTACAAATGGATGTTGAAGAAGGTGAAAGAGTTGTTACAAGCGGTATGGGCGGAGTATTTCCAAAAGGAATATTGGTTGGTACTATATTCAAAGTTGAAAAGAAAAATTACGGACTTTTCCACGATTTATATGTAGAGCCTGCTGTTAATTTCTCAACTTTAGAAAATGTTTATGTAATAAAAAAGATACCAGATCAAGAAATCATTATGCTTGCCAATGAAGAAGATGCAGAAGAAAATGGAGATGCCAAATGA
- a CDS encoding tetratricopeptide repeat protein, protein MPYLYNVEKKISIHIIVITLIAAITTIGTSYIFISNYIEKKRLKSIYDYMESEDYNNASFLFNDLYSKRPLNKNILITGIDLYYDILIRSDKKEIIVNASENIIRYANQLLLSFKFIKNKNIIHQRLAYSYQRLGYAYYIDSYNSYIDAINEGDSRTSTAIELSKICYEIGLFKDAVKYLEDAIDRELKENSDKFINMELYYELANAYEGDKDYTKAIQILSSMESFNNNAMLESRTYFKLGNLYYRQGLYKESEFFYKKALEIDEKNPDLYYSIGTLYLETKRRNEAVKMFREAIKIDNSYKPARDTLRRL, encoded by the coding sequence ATGCCTTACCTATATAACGTTGAAAAAAAAATTAGCATACATATCATAGTAATAACTTTAATTGCTGCAATAACTACAATAGGAACTTCATATATATTTATTTCTAACTATATAGAAAAAAAAAGATTAAAATCTATATATGATTATATGGAATCGGAAGATTATAATAATGCTTCTTTCTTATTCAATGATCTTTACAGTAAAAGACCTTTAAATAAAAACATATTAATAACAGGAATAGATTTATACTATGATATTCTTATAAGATCCGATAAAAAAGAAATAATAGTAAATGCAAGTGAAAATATTATAAGATATGCCAATCAATTATTACTATCTTTTAAATTCATAAAAAATAAAAATATTATACATCAAAGATTGGCTTATAGTTATCAAAGGCTAGGATATGCATACTATATAGATTCATATAATTCATATATAGATGCCATAAATGAAGGAGATAGCAGAACTTCAACAGCTATAGAGTTATCCAAAATTTGTTATGAAATAGGGTTATTCAAAGATGCAGTAAAATATTTAGAAGATGCTATTGATAGAGAATTAAAAGAAAATAGTGATAAATTCATAAATATGGAATTATACTATGAACTTGCAAATGCATATGAAGGTGATAAGGATTATACAAAGGCCATACAGATATTATCATCTATGGAAAGTTTTAATAATAATGCTATGCTTGAATCAAGAACCTATTTTAAATTAGGTAATTTATATTATAGACAAGGACTATACAAAGAAAGTGAATTTTTTTACAAAAAGGCTTTAGAGATAGATGAAAAAAATCCTGATTTATATTATAGTATAGGAACTTTATATTTAGAAACTAAAAGAAGAAATGAAGCTGTAAAAATGTTTAGAGAAGCTATAAAAATAGATAATTCGTATAAGCCCGCTAGGGATACTTTAAGGAGATTATAA
- a CDS encoding Bax inhibitor-1/YccA family protein, with translation MANPVLSDKAFNYASSYENDNTMTVNGAINKSIILTLVLILSAMVSVFFVLAANPGLLYPAALGSSIASFILALIMTFKKELSKVFSILYAILEGVAIGAVSYLFNAAYDGIVVQAVFLTFLDLFIMLVLYRFRIIRVTEKFRSVITVSTLCIGLVYLANFIMSFFGARIPFLYGSSPLSIGISIVIVLVASFNLLLDFDFMEKGEQYNMPKYFEWYAAFGLLVTLVWLYLEILKLLSKIRSRD, from the coding sequence ATGGCAAATCCTGTTTTATCAGATAAGGCATTTAATTATGCATCAAGTTATGAAAATGATAATACAATGACTGTTAATGGGGCAATTAACAAATCAATAATACTTACGTTAGTGTTAATACTTTCAGCTATGGTAAGTGTATTTTTTGTTTTAGCTGCTAATCCTGGTCTTCTTTATCCTGCTGCTTTAGGTTCATCTATAGCTTCTTTTATATTGGCTTTGATAATGACTTTCAAAAAAGAATTATCTAAAGTATTTTCTATACTTTATGCTATACTTGAAGGTGTTGCTATAGGTGCAGTTTCTTATCTTTTTAATGCTGCTTATGACGGTATAGTTGTACAGGCAGTATTTCTTACATTTTTAGATTTATTTATAATGTTGGTATTATATAGATTTAGAATAATAAGAGTAACTGAAAAATTTAGAAGCGTAATAACAGTATCTACATTATGTATAGGTCTTGTATATTTAGCTAATTTTATAATGTCATTCTTTGGTGCTAGAATTCCTTTCTTATATGGTTCAAGTCCTTTAAGTATTGGAATAAGTATTGTAATAGTTCTTGTTGCTTCATTTAATTTACTTTTGGATTTTGACTTTATGGAGAAAGGCGAGCAGTATAATATGCCTAAATACTTTGAATGGTACGCTGCTTTCGGACTTCTTGTTACTTTGGTATGGCTTTATTTAGAGATATTAAAACTTTTATCTAAAATAAGAAGCAGAGATTAA
- a CDS encoding NlpC/P60 family protein, protein MRFYINILIISLLFTIPAFNQENTRLEIVKWANFYMNKKYKYNQSDTITNPFSKEKRKVNFDCSGFVNAVYWTAIEKPTIKLQGSTENIHYILAKENKIYKKIMPNIGDIIFFDGTTNPNKKLTHSGIVVNIDEDETITYIHSSTSKGPVLGYMNLKYPDLAIKDGKPINSYLRRGDAPYSLASHCFNSYGTVLEKPN, encoded by the coding sequence ATGCGTTTCTATATTAATATTTTAATTATCTCATTATTATTTACCATACCTGCATTCAATCAGGAGAATACAAGACTTGAAATAGTGAAATGGGCTAATTTCTATATGAATAAAAAATATAAATATAACCAAAGTGATACAATAACAAATCCTTTTTCAAAAGAAAAGAGGAAAGTAAATTTTGACTGTTCTGGATTTGTTAATGCTGTGTATTGGACTGCTATTGAAAAGCCTACTATAAAACTTCAAGGCTCAACAGAAAATATACACTATATTTTAGCTAAAGAAAATAAAATATATAAAAAAATTATGCCTAATATAGGAGATATAATATTTTTTGACGGAACTACAAATCCAAATAAAAAACTTACTCATTCAGGAATCGTTGTGAATATAGATGAAGATGAAACTATAACTTATATTCATTCATCTACAAGCAAAGGCCCTGTTTTGGGCTATATGAATTTAAAGTACCCTGATTTAGCTATAAAAGATGGAAAGCCAATAAATAGTTATCTTAGAAGAGGAGATGCTCCTTATTCATTGGCTTCACATTGTTTTAACAGTTATGGTACTGTTTTAGAAAAACCAAATTAA
- a CDS encoding chemotaxis protein CheX — translation MRLDYIRPFTDASNEILQNYIKDGIKIGDITLKGDFVNASGIIAIVALSNDIVGHFIIDMELETAKKIISIMNDREIKDIDKLSLSTLQELVNLIAGLAVTKLETDGYDVDISPPVIMKSKNLEVSISDSEFLHIKLDTSIGDFNILVAVESEKE, via the coding sequence ATGAGACTTGACTATATAAGACCATTTACAGATGCGTCCAATGAAATATTACAAAATTATATTAAAGACGGTATCAAAATCGGCGATATAACTTTAAAAGGTGATTTTGTAAATGCTTCTGGTATTATAGCTATAGTAGCATTATCAAATGATATAGTTGGTCATTTCATAATAGATATGGAGTTAGAAACTGCCAAAAAAATAATTTCTATAATGAATGACAGAGAAATAAAAGATATTGATAAATTATCATTATCTACATTACAGGAACTTGTTAATTTAATAGCAGGTCTTGCTGTAACAAAATTAGAAACAGATGGATATGATGTTGACATATCTCCACCTGTTATTATGAAAAGCAAAAATTTGGAAGTTTCGATAAGCGATTCGGAATTTCTGCATATAAAACTAGATACCTCTATTGGCGATTTTAATATATTAGTTGCCGTAGAATCAGAAAAGGAGTAA
- a CDS encoding DUF4390 domain-containing protein, which produces MKHIFIIILLMFISKVSYPYELRLNFSRSYIYNDTLYVDVKTFYEDQIYQNIKKYIDNGVVVFINYRVDLIKKNLIFDDNIREIYLYRKLYYDFFTKEYVVLNSETMREIRNTDLQILIKNIYQINRIEVINVNKLNKNNRYLFKTRLSIQFQNAYPYLSVFFNIITPIQYRIKWLKSSEFTIKELYYNNM; this is translated from the coding sequence ATGAAACATATTTTTATTATAATATTATTAATGTTTATTTCAAAAGTATCATACCCTTATGAATTAAGGCTAAATTTTTCAAGAAGCTATATATATAATGATACACTATATGTTGATGTAAAAACTTTTTATGAGGATCAAATTTATCAAAATATCAAAAAATATATAGATAATGGAGTTGTAGTATTTATTAATTATAGAGTAGATTTAATAAAAAAGAATTTGATTTTTGATGATAATATAAGAGAGATATATTTGTATAGAAAATTATATTATGACTTTTTTACTAAAGAATATGTTGTTTTAAACTCAGAAACTATGAGAGAAATAAGAAATACAGACTTACAAATTCTGATTAAAAATATTTATCAAATAAATAGAATAGAAGTTATAAATGTAAATAAGTTAAATAAAAATAATAGATATCTATTTAAAACTAGATTGTCAATTCAATTTCAAAATGCATATCCATATTTATCAGTATTTTTTAATATAATAACTCCTATACAATATAGAATAAAATGGCTAAAATCTAGTGAATTTACAATTAAAGAGTTGTATTATAATAACATGTAA
- the mreD gene encoding rod shape-determining protein MreD, whose product MKRIVTVVITTLILLLIQSSPAYDLIRVALGAKPDLLLIFLTFIAFRYGSFDGIIYGFIIGLLQDIVSSGTFGSYAIIFLNIGFFVGFFNTRIFIKQIAAGIFVTLVGYLIKIVALFLVTSIYSDLSNVAVLIRSELLVGLPLTVILSSPAFILFEKVAPLIYDKQKIHVDDSTKEYTE is encoded by the coding sequence ATGAAAAGAATAGTAACAGTAGTAATTACAACTCTGATTTTGCTTCTTATACAATCATCTCCTGCCTATGATTTAATAAGAGTAGCATTAGGTGCTAAACCTGATTTGCTTTTGATTTTTTTAACATTCATAGCATTCAGATATGGTTCATTTGATGGAATAATATATGGTTTCATTATAGGACTTTTGCAAGATATTGTATCAAGCGGAACATTCGGATCTTATGCTATAATATTTCTTAATATTGGTTTTTTTGTAGGATTCTTTAATACAAGAATATTCATAAAACAAATTGCAGCTGGAATATTTGTAACTTTAGTAGGTTATCTAATAAAAATTGTAGCTTTATTTTTGGTAACTTCTATATATTCAGATCTATCAAATGTTGCTGTATTAATAAGATCAGAATTACTTGTAGGACTTCCTCTTACTGTTATATTATCTTCGCCAGCATTCATATTATTTGAAAAAGTTGCTCCTCTAATATATGATAAGCAAAAAATACATGTTGATGACAGCACTAAGGAATATACAGAATAA
- a CDS encoding bactofilin family protein, which yields MFSKRNDNTESNSIIGEGSFFKGEFTLNGTLRIDGCYEGEKLEVDNVFVGATGKVKSNIKAVSAVIEGIIIGNIEAKNRVMLMPTSRVLGEIRTPELIIQNGVILEGLCIVSQDPLTNPKETILGLYNNGNTDNQN from the coding sequence ATGTTTTCAAAAAGAAATGATAATACAGAATCTAATTCTATTATAGGTGAAGGATCCTTCTTTAAAGGTGAATTTACATTAAATGGTACATTAAGAATAGACGGATGTTATGAAGGTGAAAAATTAGAAGTAGATAATGTTTTTGTAGGTGCCACAGGAAAAGTGAAATCAAATATAAAAGCCGTTTCTGCTGTTATAGAAGGGATAATAATTGGAAATATAGAGGCAAAAAATAGAGTAATGCTTATGCCTACAAGCAGAGTACTTGGAGAAATAAGAACACCTGAACTTATAATACAAAATGGAGTTATATTAGAAGGATTATGTATAGTATCTCAAGACCCTCTTACAAATCCTAAAGAAACAATTTTAGGATTATATAATAATGGTAATACAGATAATCAAAATTAA
- the cyaB gene encoding class IV adenylate cyclase, which yields MANSEIEIKAYVKDFDSVLNFLKNNAKFKKKYFKKDIYYAREESIKKENIKTSDCIRLRVEHGGYTFCTKERTLIEGVEVNEEIEVKVSKKKARFIISFLSKLQKYKEYVKKEKKGYAFIYKNALVEISKIKNLDNFIEIEFLNSDETIENQIVQLKSILNEIGIDENCIETEPYINLLSKKN from the coding sequence ATGGCAAACTCTGAAATTGAAATAAAAGCATATGTAAAAGATTTTGACTCTGTTTTAAACTTTCTCAAAAACAATGCCAAGTTCAAAAAAAAGTATTTTAAAAAAGATATTTATTATGCCAGAGAAGAAAGTATTAAAAAAGAAAATATAAAAACAAGCGACTGCATAAGACTTAGAGTAGAACATGGAGGATATACTTTCTGCACAAAAGAAAGAACTTTAATTGAAGGTGTAGAAGTTAATGAAGAAATAGAAGTGAAAGTTAGCAAAAAAAAGGCAAGATTTATAATTAGCTTTTTATCAAAACTTCAGAAATATAAAGAATATGTAAAAAAAGAAAAAAAAGGTTATGCTTTTATATATAAAAATGCTTTAGTAGAAATTTCAAAAATAAAAAATTTAGATAATTTTATAGAAATAGAATTTTTAAACTCAGATGAAACTATTGAAAATCAAATAGTTCAATTAAAATCAATATTAAATGAAATAGGTATAGATGAAAACTGTATAGAAACAGAACCATATATCAATCTACTTTCAAAAAAAAATTAA
- a CDS encoding response regulator, translating to MSDINTKEADGINEFGKPYKVLIVDDSAFVVKQLQQIFVSEQYNVVGTAENGEEGVLMYKEYKPDLVTMDITMPKMDGITALTKIIEYDKNAKVVMVSALGKEDMVKKALLAGAKNYITKPLDRKKVLERIKMVLAKKQ from the coding sequence ATGTCTGACATTAATACAAAAGAAGCTGATGGTATAAATGAATTTGGAAAACCATACAAAGTTCTAATCGTAGATGACTCTGCATTTGTTGTTAAACAATTACAGCAAATCTTTGTATCAGAACAATACAATGTAGTTGGCACAGCAGAAAACGGAGAAGAAGGCGTACTTATGTATAAAGAATACAAGCCAGACTTAGTAACTATGGATATTACAATGCCTAAAATGGATGGTATTACTGCATTGACTAAAATAATAGAATACGATAAAAATGCTAAAGTTGTTATGGTTAGTGCTTTAGGTAAAGAGGATATGGTAAAAAAAGCACTTCTAGCTGGTGCTAAAAACTATATTACTAAGCCTTTAGACAGAAAAAAAGTTCTTGAACGTATAAAAATGGTTCTTGCAAAAAAACAATAA
- a CDS encoding rod shape-determining protein → MFNWLYNMFSSDMGIDLGTANTLVYVKGEGIVLAEPSVVAIEKSTGNVIAVGNEAKQMLGKVPNSIAAIRPMRDGVIADFETVEKMIRYFINKVHNKRTLVKPRIAIGIPTGITEVERRAVRESCEQAGARTIFLIEQARAAAIGADMPINEPHGNMIIEIGGGTTEVAVLSLGSMVRSASIRVGGDELDDAIIKYMQRTHNLYIGEKTAEEIKINIGHAYKGDISKTMDIRGRDSVSGLPKTLTINSAEIKDAIADILIEILEAVKSVLNQTPPEISADIVERGIVMSGGTSLLPGFTDLISMETGVPVILAESPLTCVAIGCGKFIEETKNLKNYRRYS, encoded by the coding sequence ATGTTTAACTGGTTATATAATATGTTCTCAAGTGATATGGGAATAGACTTAGGTACTGCTAATACTCTTGTATATGTAAAAGGAGAAGGAATTGTTTTAGCTGAACCTTCAGTGGTAGCTATAGAAAAGAGTACAGGAAATGTAATAGCTGTTGGAAATGAAGCTAAGCAAATGTTAGGTAAAGTACCTAATTCTATAGCAGCAATAAGACCTATGAGAGACGGAGTTATTGCTGACTTTGAAACTGTTGAAAAGATGATAAGATACTTTATTAATAAAGTACATAATAAAAGAACTTTAGTAAAGCCTAGAATAGCTATAGGTATACCTACAGGAATTACAGAAGTAGAAAGAAGAGCTGTAAGAGAAAGCTGCGAACAGGCAGGAGCTAGAACTATATTCTTAATAGAACAGGCAAGAGCTGCTGCTATTGGAGCTGATATGCCTATAAATGAACCTCATGGTAATATGATTATAGAAATAGGCGGAGGTACTACAGAGGTGGCTGTTCTTTCACTTGGAAGTATGGTAAGAAGTGCTTCTATACGTGTAGGAGGAGATGAGCTTGATGATGCTATTATCAAATATATGCAAAGAACTCACAACCTATATATCGGTGAAAAAACTGCTGAAGAGATAAAAATCAATATAGGTCATGCTTATAAAGGTGATATATCTAAAACTATGGATATTAGAGGAAGAGACTCTGTATCAGGACTTCCTAAAACTCTTACAATAAATAGTGCAGAAATTAAAGATGCTATAGCTGATATATTAATAGAAATTTTAGAGGCTGTAAAATCAGTACTTAATCAGACACCGCCTGAAATTTCTGCAGATATTGTAGAAAGAGGCATAGTTATGAGCGGCGGTACTTCCCTACTCCCTGGTTTTACTGATTTGATATCTATGGAAACAGGAGTACCTGTAATTCTTGCTGAAAGCCCTCTTACTTGTGTTGCTATAGGATGCGGTAAATTCATAGAGGAAACTAAGAACTTAAAGAATTATAGAAGATACTCATAA
- a CDS encoding CheR family methyltransferase, with product MNELKLTETQFNLFKDFVYRESGICFNVINKIILESRIASSMKERNLEVVEDYYKLVSSDKEELKKFLDNITTNLTKFFRNESNFKLLKNYVLPKIMKYKKPGEQIRIWSAGCSTGEEPYSIAITCLETPGIKDRDIKIFASDLSLNSLVAAKEGRYEGHKVENVPKEYLNKYFDKLSSGEYSIKNEIKKLITFDYHNLRHRGSQSNMDVIFCRNVLIYFDNESVKLTVNRFYDILNEHGFLFIGHSESLFGLDTKFKFNNIDNSIVYTKN from the coding sequence TTGAATGAGCTAAAATTAACCGAAACACAATTTAATCTGTTTAAAGATTTTGTATATAGAGAAAGCGGTATATGTTTTAATGTTATCAATAAAATTATTTTAGAATCAAGAATAGCTTCTTCTATGAAAGAAAGAAATCTTGAAGTAGTTGAAGATTATTACAAGCTTGTTTCTTCAGATAAAGAAGAATTAAAAAAATTTTTAGATAACATTACTACAAATCTTACCAAATTTTTTAGAAATGAGTCGAACTTTAAATTACTAAAAAATTATGTTCTCCCAAAAATAATGAAATACAAAAAACCTGGAGAACAAATAAGAATTTGGAGTGCCGGCTGTTCTACAGGAGAAGAACCCTACTCTATAGCAATAACTTGTTTGGAAACACCTGGTATAAAAGACAGAGATATAAAAATATTTGCTAGTGATTTATCTCTTAATTCCTTAGTAGCTGCTAAGGAAGGAAGATATGAGGGACATAAAGTAGAGAATGTTCCTAAAGAATATTTAAATAAATATTTTGATAAATTATCTTCCGGAGAGTACTCTATAAAAAATGAGATAAAAAAATTAATAACTTTTGATTATCATAATTTAAGACATAGAGGCAGTCAATCAAATATGGATGTCATTTTCTGCAGGAATGTTCTCATATACTTTGATAATGAGTCTGTTAAACTTACAGTTAATAGATTTTATGATATACTAAATGAACATGGATTTTTATTTATAGGTCATAGTGAATCACTATTCGGACTTGATACTAAATTTAAATTTAACAATATAGATAATTCAATAGTATATACTAAAAATTAG
- a CDS encoding NlpC/P60 family protein has protein sequence MRFYIIILSLLMMLFYSVSFTQTYGYDKEYQKKLEESGVEINDAQKQKVRNDISKWANFYLDKHYQYNEKATLTHPTSKEKKTFRFDCSGYVAAVYWASNIAVFEKQAILDSGGVKTIYSTLSKYKKIYKGVLPNVGDIIMFDKTTSNDKKLTHAGIVIEVDEKDETVTYIHASTSKGLIIGYMNLKYPDLARKDGKIINSALKRGGGVSSLASHCFNSYGTILDIPEK, from the coding sequence ATGCGTTTTTATATTATTATACTATCATTATTGATGATGTTGTTTTATTCAGTATCATTTACTCAAACTTACGGATATGACAAAGAGTATCAAAAGAAGTTAGAAGAAAGCGGTGTTGAAATAAATGATGCACAAAAACAAAAAGTTAGAAATGATATAAGTAAATGGGCTAACTTTTATCTGGATAAACATTATCAATATAATGAAAAAGCTACATTAACACATCCTACTTCTAAAGAGAAGAAAACATTTAGATTTGATTGTTCAGGATATGTAGCTGCAGTTTATTGGGCTTCTAATATAGCGGTATTTGAAAAACAAGCAATTTTAGATTCTGGCGGAGTAAAAACTATATATTCTACTTTGTCAAAATATAAGAAAATTTACAAAGGTGTTTTGCCGAATGTTGGAGATATAATTATGTTTGACAAAACTACATCTAATGATAAAAAGCTTACTCATGCCGGTATAGTAATAGAAGTTGATGAAAAAGATGAAACTGTAACATATATTCATGCCTCTACAAGTAAAGGACTTATTATTGGATATATGAATTTAAAATACCCTGATTTAGCTAGAAAAGATGGGAAAATAATAAACAGTGCTCTTAAGAGAGGCGGAGGAGTTTCTTCTCTAGCATCTCATTGCTTTAATAGCTATGGTACTATCTTAGATATACCTGAAAAATAA